A stretch of Carnobacteriaceae bacterium zg-C25 DNA encodes these proteins:
- a CDS encoding SNF2 helicase associated domain-containing protein: protein MQTFNELVDKAKVIVQNGRVLNAAKYATSRVWFCEIFDQKHLYEVLLDEADQHLDTCNCQLFKSEHVCEHVLAAEMYLSTKGIMRQISYTSDRVPSENTVTHPFKQYATRQLVPIQKHNVSIELDIIFHTQKSYLDQLNIEIQLKVIKNKVFKISNPEQFITSYFKKIPYKLSKKEHINWHIDRLSLEDKFVMEWLQMALEYEPKSLKHAIAKKSIALHPLLMPQLKETILHKTNCQLFATIANTTIALSFSTNVKDTLQLTIYTKNVPKIRLVQSLRCVNLASRYAIIDDTLLFLETKEQAELLHHLFHQQNDKQHIIFDDKPSFYQYVLPVVEQVGTVTYEQEITHESLMVEMVYDTNEITLSIQNRFLSPVKATSCLQLWSFLEQEQFVNHFNGNFTKEGVTKYQFAQFVQYVSQFATIQHHDDIALMTFDEPVSIALDDLNGLFEINFSIDHLDTLHMQTILEAIQKQEAVAELSNGKMVELDDDYFQPMHAVLRSIRGKYRIKDGKIMLNAKQAIHVAGENEIMSRSSDIDALINDLKHPENFNCQLPQTLQTTLKPYQVLGFKWLKMLSHHQLGGILADDMGLGKTIQAIAYVLSEYEENRLNEEQCLIVAPTSLLYNWQHEIQTIAPSLSVDVIHGMKTSRVETIQQSSARVLITSYQSFRQDESIYRHKNWHCVILDESQMVKNSNTKMHHSLRHLNTQRRFALSGTPIENRKEELWSIFSLILPGLLPSLREYNRLEHREIVTLIKPFILRRIKSQVLHELPDVVENILYNELSDEQKELYVGYLQQIQQKVSAFSEVQLTQNRMQILSAITRLRQICNHPKLFMEDYVYDSGKLQQFLEHVHRALANGHRILVFSQFARMLSILQVELDKIGYSSFVLDGQTPPSKRQEMVELFNSGQKDVFFISLKAGGTGLNLTSADTIILYDLWWNPAVEEQAKSRAHRIGQKNTVHVYRMVSQGTIEEKMIALQDKKKALFDEMIDTHVEMNEHYQKLTNNDIKEILGIHE, encoded by the coding sequence GTGCAAACATTTAATGAGTTAGTCGATAAAGCAAAAGTAATTGTACAAAACGGTAGAGTATTAAATGCCGCAAAATATGCTACATCTCGTGTGTGGTTTTGTGAAATTTTTGATCAGAAGCATTTATACGAAGTATTGCTAGACGAAGCCGATCAGCATTTGGATACGTGTAATTGCCAATTGTTTAAATCAGAGCACGTTTGTGAACACGTATTGGCCGCAGAGATGTATTTGTCTACTAAAGGCATTATGCGTCAAATTAGTTATACGAGTGATCGTGTACCGAGTGAAAATACGGTGACACACCCCTTTAAACAATACGCTACACGTCAGTTAGTGCCAATTCAAAAGCATAATGTTTCGATTGAATTAGACATTATTTTTCATACACAAAAATCTTATTTAGACCAATTAAACATTGAAATACAACTCAAAGTGATTAAAAATAAAGTGTTTAAAATTAGTAACCCTGAACAATTTATAACGAGTTATTTTAAAAAAATACCGTATAAATTGAGTAAGAAAGAACACATTAATTGGCATATCGATCGCTTGTCACTTGAGGATAAATTCGTTATGGAATGGTTACAAATGGCGTTAGAATATGAACCAAAATCGTTAAAACATGCGATTGCAAAAAAATCGATTGCACTACATCCGTTATTAATGCCACAATTAAAAGAAACGATTTTGCACAAAACAAATTGTCAGTTATTTGCGACAATCGCCAATACGACCATTGCGTTATCTTTTTCAACTAATGTAAAAGATACGTTACAATTGACGATTTATACTAAAAATGTGCCGAAAATTCGTTTAGTGCAATCTTTGCGGTGTGTCAACTTAGCTTCACGTTACGCTATCATTGATGATACGTTGCTGTTTTTAGAGACGAAAGAACAAGCTGAACTATTGCATCATTTGTTCCATCAACAAAATGATAAACAACACATTATTTTTGATGATAAACCATCTTTCTATCAATATGTTTTACCCGTAGTAGAACAAGTTGGAACCGTTACTTACGAACAAGAAATAACGCATGAATCGTTAATGGTTGAGATGGTGTATGATACTAACGAAATCACATTAAGTATTCAAAATCGCTTTTTGTCACCTGTAAAGGCGACGTCTTGTTTACAATTATGGTCCTTTTTAGAACAGGAGCAATTTGTGAATCACTTTAACGGCAATTTTACTAAAGAAGGTGTAACAAAGTATCAATTTGCACAATTTGTACAGTATGTTAGTCAGTTTGCCACCATACAACACCATGATGACATTGCTTTGATGACATTTGATGAACCCGTATCCATTGCGTTGGATGATTTAAATGGATTATTTGAAATTAATTTTTCTATTGATCACTTGGATACACTGCATATGCAAACGATATTAGAAGCGATTCAAAAACAAGAAGCGGTTGCAGAATTATCCAATGGTAAAATGGTGGAATTAGATGATGATTATTTTCAACCGATGCACGCTGTTTTGCGTTCGATTCGAGGAAAATATCGCATTAAAGACGGCAAAATTATGTTAAACGCCAAGCAAGCCATTCATGTCGCTGGAGAAAATGAAATCATGTCACGCTCAAGTGATATTGATGCGTTAATTAATGATTTAAAGCATCCAGAAAACTTTAATTGTCAATTACCTCAAACGCTTCAAACCACATTAAAACCGTATCAAGTATTAGGCTTTAAATGGCTTAAAATGCTTTCTCATCATCAGTTGGGTGGTATTTTGGCAGATGATATGGGATTGGGTAAAACGATTCAAGCGATTGCTTATGTCCTTAGTGAGTACGAAGAAAATCGTTTAAATGAAGAGCAGTGTTTAATTGTTGCACCAACCTCTTTGTTATATAACTGGCAACATGAAATTCAAACCATTGCACCGTCTTTAAGTGTAGATGTGATTCATGGAATGAAAACAAGTCGCGTTGAAACCATTCAACAATCGTCAGCACGGGTATTGATTACGTCTTATCAATCTTTTCGACAAGATGAATCCATTTATCGCCACAAAAACTGGCATTGTGTCATTTTAGATGAATCACAAATGGTTAAAAATTCTAACACAAAAATGCATCATAGTTTGCGTCATCTCAATACGCAGCGTCGATTTGCGTTATCGGGTACACCCATTGAAAATCGAAAAGAAGAGTTATGGTCGATTTTTTCACTTATTTTACCGGGCTTATTGCCTAGTTTACGTGAATATAATCGTTTAGAACATCGAGAAATTGTTACTTTAATTAAGCCGTTTATTTTAAGACGCATTAAATCACAAGTGTTACATGAATTACCCGATGTTGTAGAAAACATACTTTACAATGAATTGAGCGATGAGCAAAAAGAGTTGTACGTTGGCTATTTACAACAAATTCAACAAAAAGTGTCTGCATTTTCAGAAGTACAATTGACACAAAATCGGATGCAAATTTTATCGGCGATTACACGTTTAAGACAAATTTGTAATCATCCTAAATTGTTCATGGAAGATTATGTGTACGATTCTGGTAAATTACAACAATTTTTAGAACATGTTCATCGAGCGTTGGCTAATGGACATCGCATTTTAGTTTTTTCGCAGTTTGCACGTATGTTGTCTATTTTACAAGTGGAACTTGATAAAATTGGGTATAGCAGTTTTGTGTTAGATGGTCAAACACCACCTTCAAAGCGTCAAGAGATGGTTGAATTATTCAATAGTGGGCAAAAAGATGTGTTCTTCATTTCGTTAAAAGCGGGTGGTACGGGATTGAATTTAACGAGTGCGGATACGATTATTTTATACGATTTGTGGTGGAATCCAGCCGTTGAAGAACAGGCGAAAAGTAGGGCACATCGTATCGGTCAAAAGAATACGGTACATGTCTATCGCATGGTTTCTCAAGGGACTATTGAAGAGAAGATGATTGCCTTACAAGATAAGAAAAAAGCGTTGTTTGATGAAATGATTGATACGCATGTGGAGATGAATGAGCACTATCAAAAATTAACAAACAATGACATCAAAGAAATATTAGGAATTCACGAATAA
- the speD gene encoding adenosylmethionine decarboxylase, with translation MMVYVIIIPENNFKGGTLELEKLKLYGFNNLTKNLSFNIYDVCYAETAKEHKEYLEYIDEQYNSTRLTNILLEVTKMIGATVLNISKQDYEPQGASVNILIAEEAVPVHEIDESCNQGKFFESSEVPEIIHAHLDKSHVNVHTFPEYHPDNAISTFRVDIDVSTCGEIIPLKVLNYLIASFDSDIITMDYRVRGFTRDLDGIKHFNDHSFYSIQNFIDKETLEKYEAVDVNVYGSNIYHTKMILKDIDVKNYLFKQDVSSLSQEKKEAIQLALKNEMTEIFSGKNIF, from the coding sequence ATGATGGTGTATGTTATAATAATTCCAGAAAATAATTTTAAAGGCGGTACACTAGAGTTGGAAAAGTTAAAATTATACGGCTTTAATAATTTAACTAAAAATTTAAGTTTCAACATCTATGATGTTTGTTACGCTGAAACAGCAAAAGAGCATAAAGAATATTTGGAATATATTGATGAACAATATAATTCCACACGTTTAACGAATATTCTTTTAGAAGTTACGAAAATGATTGGCGCTACGGTACTCAACATTTCTAAACAAGATTATGAGCCACAGGGTGCTTCGGTAAATATTTTAATTGCTGAAGAAGCTGTTCCGGTACATGAGATTGATGAATCGTGTAATCAAGGGAAATTTTTTGAAAGTAGTGAAGTACCAGAAATCATTCACGCACATTTGGATAAAAGCCACGTAAACGTGCATACGTTTCCGGAATATCATCCCGATAATGCGATTTCAACATTCCGTGTAGATATTGATGTTTCAACTTGCGGGGAAATTATCCCATTAAAAGTATTGAATTATTTAATTGCGAGTTTCGATTCAGATATTATAACAATGGACTATCGTGTTCGCGGATTTACAAGAGATTTAGACGGCATCAAACATTTTAACGATCATAGTTTCTATTCCATTCAAAATTTTATTGATAAAGAAACATTGGAAAAATATGAAGCCGTTGACGTGAATGTTTATGGCTCTAATATTTACCATACAAAAATGATTTTAAAAGATATTGATGTGAAAAATTATTTATTTAAACAAGATGTTTCATCATTGTCACAAGAGAAAAAAGAAGCCATTCAATTAGCTTTAAAAAATGAAATGACGGAAATATTTAGTGGAAAAAATATATTTTAG
- a CDS encoding aminotransferase class I/II-fold pyridoxal phosphate-dependent enzyme has translation MYTQHDAPLVDAMKKHVKRRTVRFDVPGHKGGRGDKEYREFIGENAMTLDVNSMKPLDNLAHPTTVIKDAQDLAAEAFGATESYFMVSGTTGSVQAMIMSTCKAGDKLIMPRNVHRSAINALIVCGAVPVYINPGTNEKLGISLGMSVDDVKQAILDHPDAKAILVNNPTYYGICSNLEEIVKLAHDNDMYVLVDEAHGCHFYFGENMPKSAMAAGADMAAISMHKTGGSLTQSSLLVSGPRVNADYVRQVINLTQTTSASYLLMSSLDATRKNLALHGKEIYARTLELAQYARDEINKIGGYYAYSKELINGDTLFDFDATKLSIYTRDIGLTGIEVYDILRDDYNIQIEFGDLGNILAIISAGDRGLEIERLISALKEIKRLYAKDPSGMFDHEYIPPKVVLPPQTAFYAQKKQYVLEKAIGKISGDFVMAYPPGIPILAPGEEITAEIVQYIRYAKEKGCLLTGTQDMAVEQINVVEM, from the coding sequence ATGTATACACAACATGATGCGCCGTTAGTTGACGCAATGAAAAAGCACGTCAAGCGTCGTACTGTACGTTTTGACGTTCCAGGTCATAAAGGTGGACGTGGAGATAAAGAATATCGAGAATTTATTGGCGAAAATGCGATGACACTTGATGTCAATTCAATGAAACCGCTAGATAATTTAGCACACCCAACAACTGTCATTAAAGATGCACAAGATTTGGCTGCTGAAGCCTTCGGCGCAACAGAAAGTTACTTTATGGTGAGTGGCACAACAGGTTCTGTTCAAGCGATGATTATGTCAACGTGTAAAGCGGGGGATAAGTTAATTATGCCACGTAACGTTCACCGTAGTGCGATTAATGCCTTAATTGTGTGTGGTGCTGTTCCGGTTTATATTAATCCGGGAACAAATGAAAAGTTGGGTATTTCTTTAGGCATGTCAGTAGACGATGTTAAGCAAGCCATTTTAGATCATCCAGATGCTAAAGCGATTTTAGTCAATAACCCAACATATTATGGGATTTGTTCAAACTTAGAAGAAATTGTCAAATTAGCACACGACAATGATATGTATGTATTAGTGGACGAAGCACACGGTTGTCATTTTTATTTTGGTGAAAATATGCCAAAATCTGCCATGGCTGCAGGTGCCGATATGGCAGCCATTAGCATGCATAAAACGGGTGGCTCTTTAACGCAAAGTTCCCTATTGGTTAGTGGTCCGCGTGTCAACGCAGATTATGTGCGTCAAGTCATCAACTTAACACAAACGACATCTGCCAGTTATTTATTGATGTCATCGCTTGATGCCACACGTAAAAATTTAGCGTTACATGGTAAAGAAATTTATGCGCGTACCCTTGAATTGGCGCAATACGCTCGAGATGAAATCAATAAAATTGGTGGCTATTACGCTTACAGTAAAGAGTTAATCAATGGTGATACGTTGTTTGATTTTGATGCAACTAAATTATCCATTTATACACGTGATATTGGGTTAACCGGTATTGAAGTTTACGATATTTTACGTGACGATTACAACATTCAAATTGAATTTGGTGATTTAGGCAACATTTTAGCAATCATTTCAGCAGGGGATAGAGGCTTAGAAATTGAACGTCTAATTTCAGCATTAAAAGAAATTAAGCGCTTATACGCAAAAGATCCAAGTGGTATGTTTGACCATGAATATATTCCACCTAAAGTAGTTTTACCGCCTCAAACAGCTTTTTATGCACAGAAAAAACAATATGTTTTAGAAAAAGCAATTGGTAAAATTAGTGGTGATTTTGTAATGGCTTATCCACCGGGTATTCCAATTTTAGCGCCTGGTGAAGAAATTACAGCCGAAATTGTGCAATATATTCGTTACGCAAAAGAAAAAGGTTGTTTATTAACGGGTACGCAAGATATGGCTGTTGAGCAAATCAATGTTGTGGAAATGTAA
- the speE gene encoding polyamine aminopropyltransferase, with the protein MELWYTEEHTPNVRFSIKVDKQLASQKSYFQQIDVFESKEFGRFLTLDGFMMMTEKDEFIYHEMITHVPMAVNPHIKKVLVIGAGDGGTIRELTKYKSIEKIDMVEIDKAVVDVAKQFLPTTACSLDDPRLTIYYEDGLKFVRRHENKYDLIIVDSTDPFGPGEDLFTREFYGNCYNALTNDGILINQHESPYYEKDAEAMVNAHKQLKATFEVAQVYQFHLPTYPSGHWLFGFAAKTMDGVLNIQEDLWHLCNIPTKYYNVDIHKGAFALPTYVKELLNNA; encoded by the coding sequence ATGGAATTATGGTATACAGAAGAACATACGCCTAATGTCCGTTTTTCGATAAAAGTCGATAAACAGTTGGCTAGTCAAAAAAGTTATTTTCAACAAATTGATGTTTTTGAATCTAAAGAATTTGGTCGTTTTTTAACGTTAGACGGCTTTATGATGATGACGGAAAAAGATGAATTCATCTATCATGAAATGATTACGCACGTTCCAATGGCTGTTAATCCGCATATTAAAAAGGTGCTTGTCATCGGTGCTGGTGATGGTGGAACGATTCGTGAATTAACAAAATATAAAAGTATTGAAAAAATTGATATGGTAGAAATTGATAAAGCGGTTGTAGATGTGGCTAAACAATTTTTACCAACGACGGCATGTTCGTTAGATGATCCACGCTTAACGATTTATTATGAAGATGGATTAAAATTTGTTCGTCGACACGAAAATAAATATGACTTAATTATTGTGGATTCTACCGACCCATTTGGACCGGGTGAAGACTTATTTACACGTGAATTTTATGGCAATTGCTACAATGCTTTAACAAACGACGGCATTTTAATCAATCAACACGAAAGTCCGTATTATGAAAAGGACGCTGAAGCAATGGTGAATGCTCATAAACAATTGAAAGCGACTTTTGAAGTTGCTCAAGTGTATCAATTCCATTTACCAACTTATCCTTCAGGACATTGGTTATTTGGGTTTGCCGCTAAAACAATGGATGGTGTTTTAAACATTCAAGAAGATTTGTGGCATTTATGTAATATTCCTACAAAATATTATAATGTTGACATTCATAAAGGTGCGTTTGCACTACCAACTTACGTAAAGGAGTTATTAAATAATGCATAA
- the speB gene encoding agmatinase, with protein sequence MHKNVHTFIGCDADYQDAKMVIFGAPYDSTTSFRPGTRFASTAIRNESFGIETYSPYQDKDLEDCAIFDAGDVELPFGNTVETLSMLEDMYRKISNDGKFPLMIGGEHSITSGPVKAMLEKYPDLHLIQFDAHTDLRDDYLGVKESHASVIKRCWDMLGDGRIFQFGIRSGQREEFEWAKEHTHLQKFNFDGLDEVVEKLKGKPVFFTLDLDVLDPSEFPGTGTPEAGGVKFTELLAAIEKISALNIVAADMNELCPIYDQSGQSTALACKLLREMMLLFYK encoded by the coding sequence ATGCATAAAAATGTTCATACATTTATCGGTTGCGATGCAGACTATCAAGACGCTAAAATGGTAATTTTTGGTGCACCGTACGACAGTACGACATCATTTAGACCGGGAACACGATTTGCTAGTACAGCGATTCGAAATGAAAGTTTTGGAATTGAAACGTATAGTCCTTACCAAGACAAAGATTTAGAAGATTGCGCTATTTTTGATGCGGGTGATGTTGAATTACCGTTTGGCAATACCGTTGAAACGTTAAGCATGTTAGAAGACATGTACCGTAAAATTAGCAATGACGGAAAATTCCCTTTAATGATTGGTGGAGAACATTCGATTACATCAGGTCCAGTAAAAGCCATGCTAGAAAAATATCCCGATTTACATTTAATTCAGTTCGATGCACACACTGACTTACGTGACGATTATTTAGGTGTTAAAGAATCTCACGCCAGTGTCATCAAACGTTGCTGGGATATGCTCGGTGATGGACGCATTTTCCAATTCGGTATTCGAAGCGGACAACGTGAAGAATTTGAATGGGCAAAAGAGCACACACATTTACAAAAATTCAACTTTGATGGATTAGATGAAGTTGTTGAAAAATTAAAAGGGAAACCTGTCTTTTTCACACTTGATTTAGATGTATTAGATCCAAGCGAATTTCCAGGAACAGGAACACCTGAGGCGGGTGGTGTAAAGTTCACCGAATTATTGGCGGCTATTGAAAAAATCAGCGCGTTAAACATTGTTGCAGCAGATATGAATGAATTATGTCCAATTTATGATCAATCCGGTCAATCCACTGCTTTAGCATGTAAATTATTACGTGAAATGATGTTACTATTTTATAAATAA
- a CDS encoding saccharopine dehydrogenase family protein codes for MSRALIIGAGGVSNVVCHKCAQNSEVFEEFMIASRTKSKCDAIKETIESGIYAGRSKITTAQVDADNVEELVALINEYKPDIVINVALPYQDLTIMDACLETGVHYVDTANYEPEDTAKFEYSWQWAYKEKFEKAGLTALLGSGFDPGVTGVFSAYAQKHYFDEIHTIDILDCNGGDHGYPFATNFNPEINIREVTANGRYWENGEWVETQPMEIKREYNFKGVGDKDMYLLYHEELESLAKNIKGLKRIRFFMTFGQSYLTHLKVLENVGMTSIEPIVYEGKEIVPLQFLKALLPDPASLGPRTVGKTNIGNIFKGVKDGKEVSYYVYNICDHQECYKEVKSQAISYTTGVPAMIGAAMILTGKWNKAGVYNIEEFDPDPFMDALNQFGLPWEEDFNPVMVD; via the coding sequence ATGAGTAGAGCATTAATTATTGGTGCGGGTGGCGTTTCAAATGTTGTTTGCCACAAATGCGCACAAAATTCAGAAGTTTTTGAGGAATTTATGATTGCCTCACGTACAAAATCAAAATGTGATGCCATTAAAGAAACGATTGAATCAGGCATTTATGCAGGTCGTTCTAAAATTACAACTGCTCAAGTTGATGCAGATAACGTTGAAGAATTAGTAGCATTAATCAATGAATATAAACCAGATATTGTCATTAACGTGGCATTACCATATCAAGATTTAACCATTATGGATGCGTGTTTAGAAACAGGCGTTCACTATGTGGATACTGCAAACTACGAACCAGAAGACACAGCAAAATTTGAATATAGCTGGCAATGGGCATATAAAGAAAAATTTGAAAAAGCAGGATTAACTGCATTATTAGGTTCTGGTTTCGATCCAGGTGTAACCGGTGTATTTTCAGCTTATGCGCAAAAACACTACTTCGATGAAATTCACACTATTGATATTTTAGACTGTAACGGTGGCGATCATGGGTATCCATTCGCAACAAACTTTAACCCTGAAATTAACATTCGTGAAGTTACTGCCAATGGTCGTTACTGGGAAAACGGTGAGTGGGTAGAAACTCAACCAATGGAAATTAAACGTGAATACAATTTCAAAGGTGTTGGCGATAAAGATATGTACTTACTATACCATGAAGAATTAGAGTCATTAGCTAAAAACATTAAAGGCTTAAAACGTATTCGTTTCTTCATGACATTTGGACAAAGCTATTTAACACACTTAAAAGTGTTAGAAAATGTCGGCATGACAAGTATTGAACCTATCGTGTATGAAGGCAAAGAAATTGTGCCATTGCAATTTTTAAAAGCGTTATTACCAGATCCGGCAAGTTTAGGACCACGTACTGTCGGTAAAACAAATATCGGGAATATTTTCAAAGGTGTAAAAGACGGTAAAGAAGTGTCTTACTACGTATATAACATTTGTGATCATCAAGAATGCTATAAAGAAGTTAAATCACAAGCGATTTCTTATACAACGGGTGTACCAGCAATGATTGGTGCCGCAATGATTTTAACTGGAAAATGGAATAAAGCGGGTGTGTACAACATCGAAGAATTTGATCCAGATCCATTCATGGACGCATTAAATCAATTTGGTTTACCATGGGAAGAAGATTTCAATCCTGTAATGGTAGATTAG
- the metK gene encoding methionine adenosyltransferase: protein MTKKYHLFTSESVTEGHPDKIADQISDAILDAILEQDANARVACETTVTTGLALVAGEISTNAYVDIQKIVRDTVKGIGYDKGEYGYDGNSIAVLTAIDEQSSDIALGVDKALEAREGSMSDEEIEAIGAGDQGLMFGYANNETPDLMPMPIYLAHKLSRQLTAVRKNGTLNYLRPDGKTQVTVAYDENGKPAFIDTIVVSTQHDENVTQERIHADIKQYVIDEVVPAEWLTSDTKYFINPTGRFVIGGPVGDAGLTGRKIIVDTYGGYARHGGGAFSGKDATKVDRSASYAARYVAKNIVAAGLADKAEIQLAYAIGVAKPVSISVDTFGTGKVDEAQLVNAIEQLFDLRPAGIIKMLDLRKPMYKPTAAYGHFGRNDLDLPWERLDKVDALKQLFA from the coding sequence ATGACAAAAAAATACCATTTATTTACATCAGAATCTGTAACTGAAGGGCATCCAGATAAAATTGCTGACCAAATTTCAGATGCAATTTTAGATGCGATTTTAGAACAAGATGCCAATGCACGTGTGGCTTGTGAAACGACGGTAACGACGGGTTTAGCACTAGTTGCGGGTGAAATTTCAACAAATGCGTATGTAGATATTCAAAAAATTGTTCGTGATACGGTTAAAGGTATCGGATATGACAAAGGAGAATACGGCTATGACGGCAATTCTATCGCTGTTTTAACGGCTATTGACGAACAATCAAGCGATATTGCTTTAGGTGTTGATAAAGCGTTAGAAGCACGTGAAGGTTCCATGAGTGATGAAGAGATTGAAGCCATTGGGGCAGGGGACCAAGGGTTAATGTTTGGATATGCAAATAACGAAACGCCTGATTTGATGCCAATGCCGATTTATTTGGCGCACAAATTATCACGTCAATTGACCGCGGTTCGTAAAAATGGCACATTGAATTATTTGCGACCAGACGGCAAAACACAAGTTACGGTTGCGTATGATGAAAATGGCAAACCAGCATTTATTGATACGATTGTGGTATCAACGCAACACGATGAAAATGTAACGCAAGAACGCATTCATGCTGACATTAAACAGTACGTTATTGATGAAGTTGTGCCAGCTGAATGGTTAACAAGCGATACTAAATATTTCATTAACCCTACAGGACGTTTTGTTATCGGTGGGCCTGTTGGAGACGCTGGATTAACAGGTCGTAAAATTATTGTAGATACATATGGTGGATACGCACGTCATGGTGGCGGTGCCTTTTCAGGTAAAGATGCCACTAAAGTTGACCGTTCAGCAAGCTATGCCGCACGATATGTGGCTAAAAACATTGTTGCTGCGGGATTGGCAGACAAAGCGGAAATTCAATTAGCGTACGCCATTGGTGTGGCTAAACCAGTATCCATTTCAGTAGATACATTTGGAACTGGTAAAGTTGATGAAGCGCAATTAGTGAACGCCATTGAGCAATTATTCGATTTACGCCCAGCAGGTATCATTAAAATGCTTGATTTACGTAAACCAATGTACAAACCAACAGCCGCTTACGGACATTTTGGACGTAACGATTTAGATTTGCCTTGGGAACGTTTAGATAAAGTAGATGCACTAAAACAGTTATTTGCATAA
- a CDS encoding DUF4241 domain-containing protein: MSTTKEWLEKYETVKHLLVAPVNYAEVFEKNEIHGKKLFVLKMGDITFPTGEVLVRDPLVWLHRKEKPYLTKVSTGKYMIETLVAEIEEEHYRYILTRVKFNENKPVVYYEALKGDENLEGVDNESIFGFMVDAGLATIVDVKTREKYCDFVDEWYKENPGKNIYDDFFAKEFKENAIKNPKFQREEGDWINFKIPNTDLSIPMIQSGYGDGQYPVYFGYDEKGNLCDVVLEYIPIN; this comes from the coding sequence ATGTCTACAACGAAAGAATGGTTAGAAAAATATGAAACAGTAAAACATTTATTAGTTGCCCCTGTGAACTATGCAGAAGTTTTTGAAAAAAATGAAATTCATGGTAAAAAATTATTTGTGTTAAAAATGGGAGATATTACATTTCCTACTGGAGAAGTTTTAGTAAGAGATCCTTTAGTTTGGCTTCATAGAAAAGAAAAACCTTACTTAACTAAGGTGTCAACAGGAAAATATATGATTGAAACTTTGGTAGCAGAAATTGAAGAAGAGCATTATCGTTATATACTAACAAGAGTAAAATTTAATGAAAATAAGCCAGTAGTTTATTATGAAGCTTTAAAAGGGGATGAAAACCTAGAAGGAGTTGACAATGAAAGTATTTTTGGATTTATGGTTGATGCAGGACTCGCAACGATTGTTGATGTAAAGACAAGAGAAAAATATTGTGACTTTGTAGATGAATGGTATAAAGAAAATCCGGGAAAAAATATTTATGATGATTTTTTTGCAAAGGAATTTAAAGAAAATGCTATAAAAAATCCAAAATTTCAAAGAGAAGAAGGAGATTGGATAAACTTTAAAATACCAAATACAGATTTATCTATTCCAATGATTCAGTCTGGTTATGGAGATGGACAGTATCCTGTATATTTTGGGTATGATGAAAAGGGAAATCTTTGTGATGTTGTGTTGGAGTATATTCCGATAAACTAA